The region TTTGCTCTTCTCAGATCTGTAACTACGAGGGACCGGCCAGGATTGAGGTGGACCTGGTAACGCACAGTGACCCACCTCGTGCACATGCCCACAGCCTGGTGGGCAAGCAGTGCTCAGAGCTGGGCATCTGTGCTGTGTCCGTAGGACCGAAAGACATGACTGCTCAGTAGGTATCCCCTTTCCCTGGCCCTCAGAGGGATGCTCACTGCCTGCCAGCCTAAGGTCTCAGTCCAGCTGGGTGACTAGGAGACAAAGGGGAGAGATTTGCTTTGGTCCCAGAACCCCAGGCAGAGCCTGGCCACTGTGCCGGGTGCGGGTAGGGCTGCCTCAGGTGGAAAGAGCTGCGCTGACTGACGAAGCCCTCTGATTTCTCCTCCCCAGATTTAACAACCTGGGTGTCCTGCATGTCACCAAGAAAAACATGATGGAGATTATGATTCAAAAACTGCAGAGACAGCGGCTCCGCTCCAAGCCCCAGGGCCTTACAGGTATGATAACAAGGGCTTGTCAGAGAGGTGCTTGGACAAGAGCAGGGGAGAGGAGCCCAGAGCTCACAATGGGCCATGTCTACCCAGAGGCCGAGCGGcgggagctggagcaggaagccaaggagctgaagaaagTAATGGATCTGAGTATTGTGCGGCTGCGCTTCTCCGCCTTCCTTCGAGCTAGCGACGGCTCCTTCTCTTTGCCCCTGAAGCCAGTGATCTCCCAGCCCATCCATGACAGCAGTGAGTGTATTCTGCGGGGTGCCAAGTGTGAGAGCTCAAAGGTGCACTTGAGATACCTTCAATCTGTGGCGGTTAACCTGGCTCTGCCCCCCGTGAAATGGTCTTAAGCAAGCGTGAGTGTTGCTTCTGAGGTGGTGAATGAAATCGCTGCTTTTCCTGAGCTGACATAAtgacacaccaccaccaccaccaccaccaccctcaccaccaccaagCCCCAAATCCCATCAATGCCCCTCCCACCTTATAGAGTCTCCAGGGGCCTCAAATCTGAAGATTTCCCGAATGGATAAGACAGCAGGCTCTGTGCGCGGTGGAGACGAAGTTTATTTGCTTTGTGATAAGGTGCAGAAAGGTGAGCgagggtggggggcgggtggggatggggggaacATTGGCCAGGGCAAGTTCAGAGTAAATGCAACGGGCCTGCAGGTGTTCTCTGCGGCaaagcttcccttttctctgtagaTGACATTGAAGTTCGGTTCTACGAGGACGATGAGAACGGATGGCAAGCCTTTGGGGACTTCTCTCCCACGGACGTTCATAAACAGGTAACTCAGGGACTAGGGCCTGGCCCGGAGACAGGACTGTGTGGAGACCTCACTGACACCCTGTCTTTTCCCCACCCTCCGCCCCCAGTATGCCATTGTGTTCCGGACACCACCCTATCACAAGATGAAGATTGAGAGGCCTGTAACCGTGTTCCTGCAGCTGAAACGCAAGCGCGGGGGAGATGTCTCCGACTCCAAACAGTTCACCTACTACCCTCTGGTGGAAGGTGAGGCGGGGCTTCAGGACTCTCTCGGCGGCTGGGTAGAGCGAGGCAGGCCTAGAAGTGGCTGCTGGGAGCCTGCTGGACCCATGTATTGGATTTTAATACCCCATTTctctcccactccaccccaccccagacaagGAGGAAGTACAGCGGAAGCGGAGGAAGGCCTTGCCCACCTTCTCCCAGCCCTTCGGGGGCGGATCCCACATGGGGGGAGGCTCTGGAGGCTCCGCTGGGGGTTATGGAGGCGCTGGAGGAGGTAAGCGGGTTCCAGTGGCCAAGAGAGGAGTGAAGGACATAAGAGGAAGTTAGAAGAGGTATTTGGAAGGGCAGGCACTCACAGCCCTCTCCGTGGCCACAGGTGGCAGTCTCGGCTTTTTCACCTCCTCCTTGGCCTACAGCCCCTACCAGTCCGGCGCGGCCCCAATGGGCTGCTACCCcggtggagggggcggggcacagATGGCTGGCTCTGGGCGGGACGTCGATGCTGGGAAGGCAGCGGAGTCAAGCGCGCCGTCCCAGGTCCCCCAGGGCGAAGAACAGGCCCTCGACTCGCTGCAGCGAGGTACGTCTCAGGAATGCTGAAGGTGGGTGCGCGCcgggctggggagctggcccGCACTCACGCGCCCTCGgtcccccccccgcctcccccccagCTCGCGAGTACAACGTGCGCCTGTTCGGTCTGGCACAGCGCAGTGCCCGAGCGTTGCTTGACTACGGCGTCACCGCGGACGCGCGTGCTCTGCTAGCGGGACAGCGCCACCTGCTGACAGCGCAAGACGAGAACGGAGACACGTAAGCGGCCCGAGAGCCTGCCACGGGACCTTCTAGAAGCTGGGGTCTCCTGGTACCAggtctagaggctgaggcagtagagGAATCTACAAGGAGAGGAACCCTAGAGTCGGGCAGATCTGGTCTCAGGTCCTCGCTGTTTTCTAGTTGTGTTCAAAATATTTATTCCCCCAAACCTTCGATTTTGGTAGCTGTGATAGGGCACAATGGCAAGGTGTGACAAAGGATTGAGATGGTGACCTTCAGGGATCACCAGGCCCCAGTGAAGGAGACCATGGAGATGTGGAGTTTTAAGGGCAGATGAGGGCTGAGGGTGGCCGGGTCTCCTAAGCCAAAGCCTCGATATCCAACCCCCAGGCCGCTGCACCTGGCCATAATCCATGGGCAGACTGGTGTCATTGAGCAGATAGCCCAAGTCATTTACCATGCCCAGTATCTTGGGGTCATCAACCTCACCAACCACCTGCACCAGGTAAGCGACAGCCTTTGGTGAGCCTTTGGTGAGCCGGGAGGGGTTGAAGGCAGGGAGTCCTAAGCTAGAGTTGGGTTGGGCTCACTGCCTTCCTCCCTTCAGACACCTCTGCACCTTGCGGTAATCACTGGGCAGACAAGGGTGGTTAGCTTCCTGCTGCAGGTGGGTGCAGACCCCACCCTGGTGGATCGGCATGGAGACTCGGCTGTGCACCTGGCTCTCCGGGCAGGCACTGAAGCCCCAGACCTGTTGCGGGCACTGTTGCACAATGGGGCCCACGCTCTGCCCCACATATTGCACATGCCTGATTTTGAGGGTAAGTTTCCAACGTCCTCCAGGGTTGGGGACAAGGGCCCTCCCACTTCATGTCTGTATGATCAGTAGACACGAGTGGAGGTTTCCTCGTTAGAGTTGGTCCAGAGGCCACCTTGGCTATCAGAGCTGCAGGCTGAGTGTATTGTCTCTCTAGGACTATACCCAGTACACCTGGCAGTTCACGCCCGGAGCCCTGAGTGCCTGGATCTGCTAGTTGACAGCGGGGCTGACGTGGAGGCAGCAGAGAGGCAAGGGGGCCGAACACCCCTTCATCTAGCCACAGAGATGGAAGAACTGGGGCTAGTCACCCATCTGGTCACCAAGGTGGGAATGAAGATTGGGAGGGATGGGGCCAAGCATTGTGGGGGGACCAGGAATGGTGAAGAGGTGTGTGGGAAGGCTTGGCTAGTTGGACCATGCTGGTCACTGCTTGCACCCCACAGCTCCATGCTAGTGTGAATGCCCGGACCTTTGCTGGAAACACACCCCTCCACCTGGCAGCTGGACTCGGATCCCCAACCCTCACTCGCCTCCTTCTAAAGGCTGGTCAGTTTTGAGCTTAGTGTGTgaacagggcaggagagagagaaaggggacccTCCCAGTTCCCCATTGGTCAGCCCTCGGTGTGGGAGCCACCTCTAGTCTCTACTGATTGCTGCCTCCCTCCTTCAGGGGCTGACATCCACGCTGAGAACGAGGAACCTCTGTGCCCATTGCCCTCACCCCCTACCTCTGAGAGTGACTCGGACTCTGAGGGGCCTGAGAGGGATACCCAAAGAAACTTCCGGGGCCACACCCCTCTTGATGTCACTCGCAGCACCAAGGTGAGGCCGTCCTTGCAATAGAAGTACTGAGGTGGGCACTGGCTACCTCCTGGGCTTGGAGATGTGGGCCAGATCATGGCCTTAAGATCTGGAATGACTCTGCACACCGTCTCCCCAGGTGAAGACTCTGCTGCTGAGTGCTGCTGAGACCGCCATGGAGCTGCCCCTGGCCCCGCCCAGCCCCGCAGGTGAGGTAGCAGCAGGTATTTCCGGTCCCCAGCACCCCCTCCCAGTGGCCAGGGTTCCCTTTCTCTAGTCTGTCTTCTGTCCAATCCCCAGTGACCCCTCTGCCTTGTCTGTCAGGTTACCAAGGAGAAAGGCTGTGTCGAGGTCTGTGCCCCTGCCCGCCTCTTAGCTGACTCAGAAGGTCTGTGTTTATCTCCTCAGGGCCAGGGCTGTCACTGGGGGATGCAGCTCTGCAGGACCTGGAGCACCTACTAGATGGCCCAGAAGCCCAGGGCAGCTGGGCAGAACTGGCAGCGCGGCTGGGGCTGAGAAGCCTTGTGGACACATATAGGAAGACCCCCTCACCCAGTGGCAGCCTCCTTCGTAGTTACAAGGTGGGGCAGCCTGTGCCTTCCCAGAACAGAGTCCCCTCCCGCCAAGACTTTCTACCCATCACCGGAAACATCACTTAgacctcctgtctctttctcatcAGCTGGCTGGTGGGGACTTGAGTGGTCTGTTGGAGGCCTTGACCGACATGGGTCTAGATGAGGGGGTGAGACTGCTGAGAGGCCCCGAGACCCGAGACAAGCTGCCAGGCACAGGTAAAGGGACGAACTTGGAAGGTGTGTTTGATCCGAGGGTGGGAGGCCTGAGGCTTGACTCCCCCCTGTTCCCCAGCAGAGGTGAAAGAAGACAGTGCCTATGGGAGCCAGTCGGtggaacaggaggcagagaagctgTGCCCGCCTCCGGAGCCTCCAGGAGGGCTCTGCCATGGGCACCCCCAGCCTCAGGTGCACTGAGTGCTGCCCCTCAACTTCTTCACCTGGGTCCCTCTGTACAGCAACCCTGCCTAACCGGAATCTTATTTAACACCCCAAGCCTGCAACTTAGTGGGCCAAATAAAGGAATCCTATGGGAGGGGAAAACCCCTTCCCAACATACGGTACGGCAACCCCAATGTGATGCCCGTCCCTGTCCCTGAGCGAGAACAGAGAAGGAGCCCAGCCAGCAATTCAGAGCAGTTTTAATGAGGGCGGAGGCTGTACAAAGGGCAGGGCCCACCAAAGGAGGAAAGCAGGCCGTGCCACCCCAGCCTATGGATGGGGCTTCAACATGgacaccttcctctgtctctgcaaAGAGAGAGGTGAGCCCttggggagaaagagggggacCAGCTCAGCCCCAACTCCTGGTCTCTGTCTGAGCCAGGCCCCAGGACGGAGGGGTATTGCTGGTGTCAGGGTGGGGTGGTCTCAGCAGATAGCAGAAACTTTATCaggcctcccccacaaaaaaaaaagaaagaaagaaaaaagaaatgaaaagaaaagaaaaagaaaaacccccaTCAAAATTTAGGGGCATGGGCCCCTCCCACCCTACCCACCCTTCCTGTACGAAAAAGTGCAAAACATTATCACAAAAAGGGGGTCTCTAAAAGGCCCTTAGCCTAGGCTCTGAGGCCCCgctcagccctgccctgccccggACACCGCGTCCGGCGCGGTCGGGCCCTGGGCCAGGAGGCCCTCGTGGGTGGCCCGAGGCTAGCTGAGCTCAGGCAGGGCCACGTCTTCATGCAGGTGCCCAGCAGGCACTGCCCCCATTGCTCCTGCTCCCTGCTCAGGGCTTTGGCCTTGTACTGCCTGCCCCAGCCCTGGCATCTGAGCCAGGACGCTGAGCCCGGGGCTGGCTGGTGGGGTTGGGCTGCAGTGAAGGACTGGAGTGAGGCGGAGGGCATCCATCCTCCGTGCTCCCAGCCTGGGCCAGTGCTGCCTCTATGGCGTCCAGCTCTTCGCTGGCTGCCTTCATCTTGACTCGAAGCAGCGCTGCATATGTGCCATAGCGGGATTTCTGAGACAGGAGGCCAGGAGCAGTGAAAACCTGTACGCCTCCTCTGGCCCTTCCCACCCCATCACCCAGCCAATTCCTAAAAAGACATTTTTGAGAGGTTGGTGACCCTCCCTGGGCCCTTTAGAACTGCCTGTAGCGACAGCTAACAGTTCTGTAGCctttactggggctggagacgTGGTATGTGTAACGGATATGACCCAGGAGATGTGGGATTCAGCCTTGATTccccagaagagaaaaatgaagagtcGGGGATCTGTCAGTCACCTAGCTGGGTTCCATGCTTGGGTACCGTCCCCTAGCTTAGTCCTGTGTGGGGGACAGACACCAACACCTCAGGCAagaggctcacctcaaactccaGGTAGGCCTCCTTCTGCCGCTGCTCATCGGCTTCCTTGCCCCGGGCTTTCTTTCCCAGGTGTGCAGCCCGGTGCTCTCGCAGTTCGCTTGCCATGGCCTTCAGCTTGGCCTCGTGAGTCCTCACCTGCTCCTCCTAACAGCCAGGGAGGCCTGGTCAGGGTCAGCCGCTCACAGGCCCTTCGTgcaattattactattttttttttttttatggcaaaaGGTTTatttgaaggaagagaaggggagagggcctgagtgagccatgagggcagaaggagagagagagagagacagagagagaaacagagagaagtggaagagtgtaggagagagacagaggggagaaactgggagagagagaaggggggactccccagagagatggagagagagcccTTCGTGCAAATTTTAGCAAGGGCCTAGATTTCAATCACCACTACACCCCTCCTCCTGTGACCCACATAGGACTGTACAGCGTGCAGCCTGGATGGAGCACAGCTTAGCACCCTGTCCCATTCCATCCACTGCCACCAGGGGGACCGAGCATTTGGGGACTACCTGGGAGAGGCGGGTGGCGGCGCTGGGCAGTAGAGGGCGGCTGAATTTCTTCTGGGAACTAACAGCGGCTGGGAAGGGGGGTGCAGAGAACATGGCGGCCACCACATTGATGCGAGTAATCCATGACTGCATCTGCTCCCAGTCCCTGGGGAGACAGCATAGCCCCTGTTCTGCCGGTCCTGACCTGGAGTGTGGTCGTGGgcgtgtgtttgttttgagatagggtctcaagtATCCCAGGTGGAGCCCAGACTGGCCGTGCTGACAGAGCTGACCTTGATTGTTCTGCCTCcacatcctaagtgctgggattataggtgtgcactaccaaCCAGGCGTGGCAGGTACAGGGCTGGAGATTGAGCCTTCTGGATGCTATGCAgtctctctaccaactgagctacgcCCCCAGTCCATGGAGTGAGGTCATTACAAGGAAAGAGGGATCCAGGGAGCAGGGTCTGGAATGGGTAAGAATAAAGCACTCACGGAGCCTGGAAGAGGAAGACGCGCCAGTCAGCGGTGCGCAAGTAGAAGACGTGTGGTCTTTTGCTGTAATCGCTGGCGCGGGTGGCCAGGGCATGGTGGATGCTGATGGCGTTCTTCAACTCTGCCTCAGAAAGAGCCTTCCCAGGCTGGTACTCCTCCTATGGGGGTGCTCATCTTGTCCTGCTCCAGTCCCACCTACTCCCCTCTGCCAAGGCAGCCCCACCACCCACCCGTGGGCCCGCACCTTCTGCAGGTAGAGGATCATGCCCTTGAGGATCCCGTGGAAGCTCTTCCAGCCCCGCTTGCCACGAGGTgctggggagggaaggcaggTCAGGGTGGCCTGAGGAAGGCCCGCTCCCATCCATCCCCCAGGCCCCGGCACAGCCACGTACTCTTCCTGCAGTCAGGATCTGCGTGCACCTTTCGCACCAGGGCCCCGTGCTTGTAGACGGCAGCCCCAGGCTCGGGAGTCAGGTCCAGGAAAGGGCTGgagctgctgccactgcccccGCTCACCCTCTTGATGACCTTGGGGTTAGGGTCGGCCAACTCAGAGAGAGATCGTCTCAGCTCCTCCTCATCTCTGCAGGTGTGATTGTTTTAGAGGGTGCTGGCCACACATACTTTCAGCCCAAGCTTCTGCCCCTCAACCGGAAGCTCTTCGGTGTCTGAGTAGGGCTCCTCCAGGCTGCTGTCCTCCCTGagctgagttccatccccacaCCGTGCCTGTGGGAGCTTCCCCAGCGCCTGTTTCTGCACACACCCAGTGCTCACACTTTTCCCCTGGACAGACATGTGACTCGGCTCTGTCCTAGCCACACCTAACGCCAGGCTCTGCTCACAGTTCTTGGTCACTCAGTGCCACAAGGAACAGATGAACTGGGCCTTGTGGCTTATGCCTGCAGCAGGACTGCCACAAATCACAcagccagagaccctgcctcaaaaattaaaaagtgatggCTTTCTAAGgttccctccacctcccccacccctgcccttgccaagcatggtggtgcatgcctttaatcctagtgcttaggaggcggaggcaggtggatctctgtaagttcgaggccagcctggtctacaaagtgagtccaggacagccaggactacacagagaaacactgtctcaaaaaacaaaaaaataaataagacccCCGCCCCCAACGTCTTCCTTTGTAAATCCTGTCAGACAGAAAACTCAAGATTCTCTCTTGCTGCCTTGCTCAAGAATTTTCAATAGCTCCATTGCCTCCTACATGGAACCCACATTACTTCTTTCCCAACTCTCTCCTTTCCAGCTACCCCAGCCAGGCCTATGACCTTGTATCCCCATGTCCACACTGACTTCAACCACACCTTTGTTTACCTTAATACCCACTTCCTCCTTTATCTCCTACAATGCACTGCCTGGCTTCAAGGCTTGCCTTCAAAGGGCCTTTCCTGTTCCTGTCTGGTGCCCCCCCTGCCATCCCCGCCCCCAGTCCCCAGGGCATACTGATCCTGAGTCTGGCTCAACAGAACCAAGTACTGGGTCCCACTGGTGTTTAGACAAGGGCTCTCTCTCAGCCTGgggtcccagagactgaactggGCCCTTCTCCTTCAGACAGAAAACCCTTCCAAGACAAAGAGAAAACTTGATTCCTTGTTCTGTGGCACTCCAAGGTATCCTAGCATTAATCTGCTTTCTCCTTGGGCTGCCAGGGCCCTCCTTCTGTGTTTCAGCACACACACCAGCTACCTCAGCCCAGCTTGTCATAACAACAGTGCTGGACACAAGACAGACCCCCAAGTGTAGGCAGGCATTTCCAAAGAAGGAAGTGAGGTAGCCTTCCTGTGTCTTGAgggcctcccccctccctgcacCCGCAGCCCTGGTTCTTGGGTGTCCCCAGGCAGCCCCTTCCTCATGCCCCAACCCTAACCCTTATCAAGcagccccagcactcacatggcccACTGCAATTTCTCATTCTTGATGGAGCTATACAAGGCCTGGAGAGGAACAAATCAAGTAGTGTGGATTAATCTCCTGGGGAAGTACACTGTGCAGCCCAGTGTCAGAGCTCAGAACCTTCCCTGCTTACTTGGGAGAGGAAATGGAACTAAAAGAAGGCCATAATGACCACAGTCTGGCTCTGAAACGTGCACTGAGACCCAGGCTCATCTCCAGCACTGAAGCTGCCTGACTTGGGCAGGCTTCTATGAGGAGAGCAAGCCTAGCAACATGTAGGGGAGAGTGGCTAGTCAGCACAAGAAATCCTGGCCCACAGCTGGGGCATAGTAACTGCCGGGTGCTATGACCTCAAGGGGCTCTCCCGCTCAGAGCCTGGTAGGAGAAGCACAGCCCTAAATGGAAGCTAAGAGACCAGGCAAAGaaatcctccccctccccccaccatgtgTTCTGGCCTGGTTCCACAGCATAAACCCACACAGTGCAAATCGGGAAACGGAGGCTCCAcggcaggatatttgatcctttCACCCTCTTTGGTTCTCAACTGCAGGACAGAGTGAGCCTTCCCCGCGGCTCCAACAGCACCATCAGGCCAGATGCCGAGCAGCTCCGTGCTCTACCCACAGCCATACTTCATACTGCTACGGTGTTGGCCCAAGACGGAAGCGGTAGTTTCAGCTTCCAATTACTGTCCACCCCAAACTGTGGGCCCTGAAACCAAGCACTTCCCCTCGGTCTAGTGGGCCTGGGAACATCTGAGGGCCGTGCAGAGACAAAAGAGGGATTGGCCTTCAGGAGCAGTGTACAAGACCTCTGTACTTGGGGATTGCTTAGAATATACCAGAGACTCCAACTGTGGGGGCGCTTCTGCCAGCCTGTCTGTGAGTGGGTGTGTCCCCAGCATGTGCGTGTTTTGCTGTGGGGCTGTGATGCTGCCTGCGCGTGAGTTGGGTGCAGTGGTGACGTAGGCGCCTTACTGGTGCTGGGACACAGCACCCCCTCATTCTCCCAACATACCACAGGCTCTGCCTCTGATTGCCCCCGTAGCCATGCCCAGCCACAAGGCTATCCAGGCACTCCATACCTGCGCATCCTATCTACAGGTAGGTGCACCCCAAAGCCTCCaccccacactacacacacacacacacaccagactacTCAACACACAGCTCCCAGCACACCTGGGCCAAACCCAGCAGGGTGCAGAGCCTGAATCCTCTCACTTTCCAGTGATCCAGACAGGAGGCTGGAGTAACCATTAAGATCCAACCTGCAACCCTTGTCTCCAGGCTTCCAGTTCTTCATCTTGCCCTCCTCAACACCACCTCTGCCTACAACCACACCTTCCTTCCTCTGAAGGCCCTGTCGTAGAGCCCCATGTACTGTTCCTATCTAGAAAACCCTCTGCACTCAGAATACTACGATTGGTTAGGCAGTTCCACCTTGGCCCTCCCCCACAGCCCATGTCCACCTCTAGCTGTCCAGGAGTTCCATCCCTGTTGGGCTCCCCAACCACCTTCATCACCACTCATGCCCTCCTcgctctctcactccctctctctcctgcctcgaCACCTCCCTCAAGCCGCCCCCTCGCTCGCTCGCCGCCCGGCCCGGCCTGGCGTGGGCCGCGGGCCCCACGCCCTCACCGCCTTTTTCTTCTTGCGGCTCTGCAGGCGGCTGACCACCAGGTCAGTGTAGAGCACGGGCTTGAGACTGCGTGAGCGCTGCGGCCAGCCGTAGCACAGGGTCTCCGCGCCGCGGTGGGTGCGCCCGTAGCGCACAGAGCAGAGCGAGCGCGAGCGCAGCCGCCCCGCGCTGCTGTGGATGCTGTTGACGCCGATCATGCTGGCCCGGCCGCCGTGCCGCGGCCCCCGGCCATGCCCCCGCCCGCCCTCGGCCCCGGCCCGCCCGGACGGCCGCGGACGGCTCTCCGACAGCCGGCGCGAGCGCCCGGCCTGAGCCCGCCGGCTCCCACCGACGCACGGAGCGCTCGGCGGCGGCGCCGTGGGCTCCGCAGCTCCGCAGAAGGAGGGGGCGCCGGCGGGAGGGGAGGGCGCGGGCTGGGGCGGGGACGTCGCGCGATGGAGAGCACGGCGCGAGCCCGGCGCCGTGGGGAGGGCCGGCGGCCAGCGGGGGCGCATGCGTGGGGGCTCGCCAGGGGGGCCGAGCCCGTATGAGCGGTAGGCGGCTGCAGGAGGCGTTCAGAGCACCCTTTAGCGTGTCAGAATTGAGGGCAGAGGGAACCAGTCAGCCTGCTCCGCTactctccaccctcacccctgtgGCCCTGTATCTGAGACTCGCGGGCCAGCCTTCGAACAGTCATGACCTCGTCCAACCCATTGGCAGATGTTCCAAT is a window of Acomys russatus chromosome 5, mAcoRus1.1, whole genome shotgun sequence DNA encoding:
- the Nfkb2 gene encoding nuclear factor NF-kappa-B p100 subunit isoform X1, yielding MDSCYDPGLDGIPEYDDFEFSPSIVEPKNPVPETADGPYLVIVEQPKQRGFRFRYGCEGPSHGGLPGASSEKGRKTYPTVKICNYEGPARIEVDLVTHSDPPRAHAHSLVGKQCSELGICAVSVGPKDMTAQFNNLGVLHVTKKNMMEIMIQKLQRQRLRSKPQGLTEAERRELEQEAKELKKVMDLSIVRLRFSAFLRASDGSFSLPLKPVISQPIHDSKSPGASNLKISRMDKTAGSVRGGDEVYLLCDKVQKDDIEVRFYEDDENGWQAFGDFSPTDVHKQYAIVFRTPPYHKMKIERPVTVFLQLKRKRGGDVSDSKQFTYYPLVEDKEEVQRKRRKALPTFSQPFGGGSHMGGGSGGSAGGYGGAGGGGSLGFFTSSLAYSPYQSGAAPMGCYPGGGGGAQMAGSGRDVDAGKAAESSAPSQVPQGEEQALDSLQRAREYNVRLFGLAQRSARALLDYGVTADARALLAGQRHLLTAQDENGDTPLHLAIIHGQTGVIEQIAQVIYHAQYLGVINLTNHLHQTPLHLAVITGQTRVVSFLLQVGADPTLVDRHGDSAVHLALRAGTEAPDLLRALLHNGAHALPHILHMPDFEGLYPVHLAVHARSPECLDLLVDSGADVEAAERQGGRTPLHLATEMEELGLVTHLVTKLHASVNARTFAGNTPLHLAAGLGSPTLTRLLLKAGADIHAENEEPLCPLPSPPTSESDSDSEGPERDTQRNFRGHTPLDVTRSTKVKTLLLSAAETAMELPLAPPSPAGPGLSLGDAALQDLEHLLDGPEAQGSWAELAARLGLRSLVDTYRKTPSPSGSLLRSYKLAGGDLSGLLEALTDMGLDEGVRLLRGPETRDKLPGTAEVKEDSAYGSQSVEQEAEKLCPPPEPPGGLCHGHPQPQVH
- the Nfkb2 gene encoding nuclear factor NF-kappa-B p100 subunit isoform X2; the protein is MDSCYDPGLDGIPEYDDFEFSPSIVEPKNPVPETADGPYLVIVEQPKQRGFRFRYGCEGPSHGGLPGASSEKGRKTYPTVKICNYEGPARIEVDLVTHSDPPRAHAHSLVGKQCSELGICAVSVGPKDMTAQFNNLGVLHVTKKNMMEIMIQKLQRQRLRSKPQGLTEAERRELEQEAKELKKVMDLSIVRLRFSAFLRASDGSFSLPLKPVISQPIHDSKSPGASNLKISRMDKTAGSVRGGDEVYLLCDKVQKDDIEVRFYEDDENGWQAFGDFSPTDVHKQYAIVFRTPPYHKMKIERPVTVFLQLKRKRGGDVSDSKQFTYYPLVEDKEEVQRKRRKALPTFSQPFGGGSHMGGGSGGSAGGYGGAGGGGSLGFFTSSLAYSPYQSGAAPMGCYPGGGGGAQMAGSGRDVDAGKAAESSAPSQVPQGEEQALDSLQRAREYNVRLFGLAQRSARALLDYGVTADARALLAGQRHLLTAQDENGDTPLHLAIIHGQTGVIEQIAQVIYHAQYLGVINLTNHLHQTPLHLAVITGQTRVVSFLLQVGADPTLVDRHGDSAVHLALRAGTEAPDLLRALLHNGAHALPHILHMPDFEGLYPVHLAVHARSPECLDLLVDSGADVEAAERQGGRTPLHLATEMEELGLVTHLVTKLHASVNARTFAGNTPLHLAAGLGSPTLTRLLLKAGADIHAENEEPLCPLPSPPTSESDSDSEGPERDTQRNFRGHTPLDVTRSTKVKTLLLSAAETAMELPLAPPSPAGPGLSLGDAALQDLEHLLDGPEAQGSWAELAARLGLRSLVDTYRKTPSPSGSLLRSYKLAGGDLSGLLEALTDMGLDEGVRLLRGPETRDKLPGTEVKEDSAYGSQSVEQEAEKLCPPPEPPGGLCHGHPQPQVH